The DNA segment CCGCGCCGTCGCCGTCCCCGAGCCCGGCCCCGCCGACTCCCGCGAACCGGCCGCCGACGCCTTCAGCCTCGCCATGGACACCGGCCGGGTGGAGGTCGGCGACGAGATCCTGCGCCTCTTCGGGATAGGGCGCGACGAGTTCGACGGCAAGGTGGAGACGCTTCTCGGGCTCACGGTGCCCGAGGACCTGCCCTCGCTGATGTCGGTGGTGGAGCCCGACCACATGTCCCTGGACGAGCGCGAGCTGGAGTTCCGCGTCCGCCGGCCGTCCGGGGGGCTGCGCTGGCTCCGGCTGCGCGGGCGGCTGGTGCCCGGCGGGGAGGGCAGACCGGCCCGGCTGGTGGGCACCGTCGCGGACGCCACCAAGCTGCGCTCCGACGTCACCGACGTGGCCCGCGTCCAGCGCCTCGCCGCCGACCTCGCCACCGCCGGCACCGTCAAGGACGTGGGGCACGCCGTCGTCGACGCGCTGCGCAAGCCCCTGCGCGCCGACCGCATCGCGCTGGCCGAACTGGAGAACGACCGCCTCGTCGTCACCGTCCTCGACCCGCCCGAACCCGAGGCATGGCCCGAACTATGGCGGGCCGAGTGGCGCGGGGAGTGGCCCGACGCCCCCGTACGCGCCATGCCCGCCCTCGCCGCCGCGCTGCGCGACGGCCGCGCCCACATCTGGCCCGCCGGCTCCGTCCTGGAACCCGGTCTCTCCGGGGTCGGCCCCGGCGGGCTCGCCGTGCTGCCGCTGCCCGCGGGCGGACGGATGGCCGGGGCCTGCCTGATCGGCTGGGACCGCCCGCACGAGTTCGCCCCCGACGAGCGCGCCCTGCTCACCGCCTGCGCCGCCCTCGCCGGACAGGCCCTGCGCCGCGCCCACGCCTTCGACGCCGAGCACGAACTCGTCGGCATGCTCCAGCGCACCCTGCTGCCCCACCGGCTGCCCCGGCTGCCCGGCGCCAAGGCCGTCGCCCGCTACCTCCCCGCCACCGAGGGCCTGGAGGTCGGCGGCGACTGGTACGACGTGATCCCGCTCGCCGACAACCACGTGGCCTTCGTCATCGGCGACGTCCAGGGCCACAACGCGGGCGCCGCCACCCTCATGGGCCAGATGCGCACCGCCCTGCGCGCCTACGCCGCCGAGGGCCACCCGCCCGACGTGGTCGTCGCCCACGCCAACCGGCTGCTCCTGGACATGGAGACCGACCTCTTCGCCACCTGCGTCTACGTCGACATCGACATGGAGCAGGGCACCGCCCTCTGCGTACGCGCCGGGCACCCGCAGCCGGTGCTGCGCCACCCGGACGGCAGTACGGAGACCGTGCAGGCCGAGGGCGGACCGCCACTCGGGGTGCTCACCCGGGCGGAGTACCCGATGACCCCGCTGAAACTCAGGCCCGGCACGGTCCTCGCGCTCACCACCGACGGCCTGGTGGAGTCGTCCGGCACCGACCTCGACACCGGCATGGACCGGCTGGCCCGCGACCTCGCCGCCGCCGACCCCGCCCACCTCGGCCGGACCGCCGACGCCCTGCTCGCGGGCGCCCACCGGGGCGACGACGTGGCGCTGCTGCTGGTCCGCTACGACGGCATGGCCGTGCGCCCGCGCCGCGAGAGCTGGAGCGTGTGGCGGGTCCCGGAGGCGGTACGGCACGCCCGGCGGTTCGTCCGCCGCACCCTGCGCGCCTGGGAACTGCCGAAGGACACCGCCGACACCGCGCTGCTGGTGGTGTCCGAGCTGGTCACCAACGCCCTCGTGCACACCGAGGGGCAGGTACGGCTCGACCTCAGCCTGGTCGGCCACCGGCTGCGCATCGCGGTCACCGACTCCTCGCCGCGCGGACCCCTCAAGCCGACCAGCGTCGGCTGGGAGGCCACCGGCGGCCGGGGCGTCCTGCTGGTCGAGGCGGTCTCGCACGCCTGGGGCACCGTCCCGGTCAGCGGCGGCAAGCAGGTGTGGGCGGAGCTGGTGACCGACGGGACGTGAGGAGCGGGTGGGGGATGAGAGAGCTCGACGAGGCGGGCGACGAGGCCCGGCGACAGGCAGCGGCGGACGGCGCGGACGGCCGTCCCGAGTGGCGGGTTCGCCCGGCGTGCCTAGGGTCGGTTGGTGTGGCACACACCTTCGAAGAACTGGTCCAGAAGCAGCGCGCGGCCGCCGCGGCACACGCCATGGTGGACGAGCTGCGGGAGACCTACGGGCCCCCGGCCGAGCGGGCCATGACCGGCGCCCAGTCCGGCACGTACGAGACCGCCCTGCGCGCCTGGCGCGACCTGGCCCGCGATGTGCAGACCGCGCTCAGCGAGTACGCCCGCGACACCGGGCGGGCCCGCGCCGAGATCGAGGCCGAGGTGGAACGGGCGGCGGCCGCCGGGGACTGACCCGGACAGCGGGCACGCGAAGGCCCGGCACCCGTGCGGGTACCGGGCCGTCCCGCCGTGCTCAGCCGTGGGTCTTGGCCAGCAGTTCGAGGATCTCCGCCGTCGTACCGCTCTCCCCGAGGCGGGGGAAGATCCGCTCGACGCTGTTGGTGTGCGCCTCCGCGTCGGCGTCGGCCATGGCGTCGATGGCCAGGGTGACGTTGTAGCCGGCCGCGTACGCGTCCCGGGCGGTGGACTCCACGCCGATGCTGGTGGCGATGCCGGTGAGCACGATCTGCGTGACGCCCCGGCGGCGCAGCTGCACCTCCAGGTCGGTGCCGAACAGGGCGCTCCAGTTGTGCTTGGTGACCAGGACGTCACCGGCGTGCCCGGTCAGCTCGTCCACGATCACGTCCCAGCCCTCGGGGAAGGACAGCCCGCGCGCCTGGCGCTCGGTACGGCCGGGCACCGCGTCCGCGCCGTCGGCGGCGAAGGAGACCCGGACCAGCACCACGGGCAGGTCACGGGCGCGGAAGGCGTCGGCCAGCTCGGCACTGCGGGCCACCACATCGGCGGCGCTGTGCGGCTGGACGGGCATCGCCGTGATCCCGGCCTGGAGGTCGATCACGACAAGGGCGGTACGGGGGTCGAGCGTGGTGACGGACATGCGTCGGCCTTTCGAGAAGGGTGGGGGGTGTTCAGGGGCGGGACAGCCGCTCCAGCAGCTCCAGCGCGGTCAGCACCGTCTCCCGCTCGTCCTCGGTGAACCGGTCCTGGAAGGCGCGGGCCAGCCACTCCTCGCGCAGTTGCCGGTTGCCCTCCACGCGGGCGCGGCCCGCCTCGGTGAGGGTGACGAGCTGACGGCGGCCGTCGTCCGGGTCGGGGGCGCGGCGGATGAGTCCCTGCTGGTCCAGCGCGGCGAGGGTGGCGGCCATGGACTGCGGGCGTACGCCCTCGGCGGCGGCGAGCGCGCTCGCCGTGGCCGCGCCGTGCTTCCCGACCAGGGAGAGCGCGGACTCCTGCGGGGGCGTGAGATCGGCGTCCCGCGCCACCTCACGGATACGGCGCCGCAGCCGGCTGAACACCACCCGCAGGTCGCGTGCCGCGCGGGCGGCCGAACCGGAGATGTGGACCATGCCCGCCACCGTAAGGAGAGGCAGCCCAGCCTGTCCAGTTCGGACTGTTCAGTTTTACCTGTCTATTGCGCTTGCCTACGCTGGAGCCGTGCGCCTCCTGCTGATGTCCGACACCCACCTGCCGAAGCGGGCCAAGCGGCTCCCGGACCGCCTGCTCGCCGAACTCCCCCACGCCGACGTGGTGTTCCACGCCGGTGACTGGGTGGACACCGCCACCCTCGACCTGCTGGAAACCGGGAGCCGCCGCCTGATCGGGGTGTACGGCAACAACGACGGCGACGACCTGCGCGCCCGGCTGCCCGAGGTGGCGTACGCCGAGCTGGGCGGCCTGCGTTTCGGCGTGGTGCACGAGACCGGCCCGGCCCGGGGCCGCGAGGCCCGCTGCGCCGAGCGCTTCCCCGACCTGGACGTCCTCGTCTTCGGGCACAGCCACATCCCCTGGGACACCACCGCCCCCGGCGGCCTCCGCCTGCTCAACCCCGGCTCCCCGACCGACCGCCGACGCCAGCCGCACGCCACCTACATGACCGCCACCGTCGCGGACGGCGCGCTCACCGACCTCACCACGCACACGCTTCCGTAGCCCCCGCGTCGGCGCGCGCGATCCGGGTACTGCTGTTCTGCTGGAGCGAGGGCCCGCGCGGGCTCTTCGTGACGTTCTCCGGAGAGGCGTATGAGTACCTATCGAGTGGCGCAGGTGACGGAACCCGGCGGCGGCTTCGAGCTGGTCGAGCGGGAGGTGCGGCAGCCCGGCCCCGGCCATGTGCGGATCGCCGTGGAGGCGTGCGGGATCTGCCACAGCGACGCCATGTTCGTCGAGGGCGGGCTGCCCGGCATCTCCTTCCCCGAGGTCGCCGGGCACGAGATCGCCGGGCGGATCGCGGAGCTGGGCGAGGGCACGGCGGAGCGGGACTGGAAGGTCGGGGACCGGGTCGCGGTCGGCTGGTTCGGCGGGAGCTGCGGCTGGTGCAAGCCGTGCCGCGAGGGCGACTTCATCACCTGCGTCCGCCTCCAGGTGCCCGGCTGGGCCTACGACGGCGGCTTCGCCGAGCAGGTGATCGTCCCCGTCGACGCGCTGGCCCGCATCCCCGAGGGACTGGACGCCGTCGACGCCGGGCCCATGGCCTGCGCGGGCGTCACCACCTTCAACGCCCTGCGGCGCACCGACGCCCGGCCCGGCGGGGATCTGGTCGCGGTCCTCGGGGTCGGCGGGCTCGGGCACCTCGGGGTGCAGTACGCGGCCGCGATGGGGTTCGAGACCGTCGCCATCGCGCGCGGCGCCGAGAAGGAGGACTTCGCGCGGGAGCTGGGCGCGCACCACTACATCGACAGCACCTCGGGGACACCGGTCGCCGACGCGCTCCAGGCGCTCGGCGGGGCCAAGGTGGTGCTGGCCACCGCCGGGAACTCCGACGCCATGTCGGCCACCGTGGACGGCCTCGCCCCGCGCGGCCAGCTCGTCGTCATCGGCGCCACCACGGAGCCGCTCGGCATCAGCCCGGTCCAGCTGCTGATGGCCGGCCGCGAGGTCAAGGGGCACCCCTCCGGCACCTCCCAGGACGTGCAGGACACCATGGAGTTCAGCGTCCTGCACGGCATCCGCCCGATGAGCGAGTCCGTACCGCTGGACGACGTCGGCTCCGCCTTCCAGAAGATGCTCGCGGGCAAGGCCCGCTTCCGGATGGTCCTCACCACCGGCTGATCACGGAGTCCGGGCCGGTCATCGACCGGCCCGGACCCGCCCCGCGCCTACTCGTCCCAGGCCTGGATGAGGATCTGGTCCGAGATCCGGCCGTCGCGCAGCGTGACCATCGACTCGGCGTAGACCTTGTTGCCGTCGGGGTACTGGCACGACTCGGTGAAGGCCGCGTGGTCGCCGTCGATGACGCACTGGTCGAGCCGGTGGATCATCTCGCGGCTGTAGATGTCGGCGAGCATCTCCTCGATCTCGCCCCGGCCGCGCAGCACCTTGGGGTGGCTCGGCTGGTCGGCGTGGTCGATGACGCGGATCTGCGCGTCGTCCTCGTACAGCGCGAGCAGGCCCTCTCCGGAGTCCGCTTCGATGGCCTCGCGCAGTACCTCCGTGGTGAAGCCGGAGTCCTTCTTGCTGCCCATGGTGACCTCCTTCGTCCGCCCGCGGCCCGGCGGGCGGCGGACCGTGGGGGCCCACATCCGAGACTCCTCCGCCCCGGCGGCGACGGCAAACGCAGGCGACCGGGTCCGCCTCACGGGTGAGCGACGGCCACCGCCCGTGTCCGGCGCGGGGGTACGGGCGTTGCTCACGGCATGATCTCAACACGACGTATCGTCGCCGCCGTCGGTCTGGCCGTCGGTGTCACGGGCTTTGTCGCCCCCCTGGCCGACGCGGCCGACGCGAGCGCTCCTGCAGGCGGGCAGATCAACCCGATGACCATGCTGGACGACGTCGCCGTCAGCGAACTCCCGCCCCAGGCCCAGAGCCAGGTCCCGCGCGTCGGCGAGCAGGTGCGCGGCCTGAACCAGGTGAGCGAGCTGAACCGGCTGAACGAACTGCACCAGCTCACCGACCTCGCCGCCCCCGTCACCGGGCTGCTCCCCGGCCTCTAGAGGCGGCCGTATCTGAACAGCCGTACCCGTGAGGGCCGTCCATGACCGGGCGGCCCTCACTCGTGCCGGGAAACCCGCTGGTCCACGCCCTCGCGGAGCCCTCCCGGGGGCCCGTGGTGGCGTAGGGTCGAAGTGACAGGAACACCGACGGAGAGGGGCCTGACCATGGCGCAGGAAGTACGCGGCGTCGTCGCACCGGGGAAGGACGAGCCGGTACGGATCGAGACGATCGTGATCCCCGATCCGGGCCCCGGTGAGGCCGTCGTGGACATCCAGGCGTGCGGGGTCTGCCACACCGACCTGCACTACAAGCAGGGCGGTATCTCCGACGACTACCCCTTCCTGCTCGGCCACGAGGCCGCCGGTGTCGTGGAGTCGGTGGGAGAGGGCGTCACCGACGTGGCGCCCGGTGACTTCGTGATCCTCAACTGGCGTGCGGTGTGCGGCAATTGCCGTGCCTGCCTGCGCGGCCGCCCCTGGTACTGCTTCAACACCCACAACGCCGAGCAGAAGATGACCCTCGCCTCCACCGGCCAGGAACTCACCCCCGCGCTCGGCATCGGCGCCTTCGCCGAGAAGACCCTCGTCGCGGCCGGCCAGTGCACCAAGGTCGACCCGTCCGTCTCGCCGGCCGTCGCCGGGCTGCTCGGCTGCGGTGTCATGGCGGGCATCGGCGCCGCCATCAACACCGGCAACGTCGGCCGGGGCGACTCCGTCGCCGTCATCGGCTGCGGCGGCGTCGGGGACGCGGCCATCGCCGGTGCCGTGCTGGCCGGGGCCGCCAAGGTCATCGCCGTCGACATCGACGACCGCAAGCTGCGGACGGCGCGCACGCTGGGCGCCACCCACACGGTCAACTCCAAGGAGACCGACCCGGTCGAGGCCGTCCGCGAACTCACCGGCGGCAACGGCGCCGACGTGGTGATCGACGCGGTCGGCCGCCCGGAGACCTACCGGCAGGCGTTCTACGCCCGCGACCTGGCCGGCACCGTCGTCCTGGTCGGCGTGCCCACCCCGGAGATGAAGCTCGAACTGCCCCTGCTGGACGTGTTCGGCCGCGGCGGCTCCCTCAAGTCCTCCTGGTACGGCGACTGTCTGCCCTCGCGGGACTTCCCGATGCTGATCGACCTGCACCTCCAGGGGCGGCTGCCGCTGGACGCGTTCGTCACCGAGACCATCCAACTGGACCAGGTGGAGCAGGCGTTCGAGCGGATGCACCACGGCGACGTGCTGCGCTCGGTGGTGGAGTTCTGATGACCGCCCGTATCGAACGCCTCGTCACCTCCGGCCAGTTCACCCTCGACGGGGGAACCTGGGACGTCGACAACAACGTCTGGATCGTCGGCGACGACCACGAGGCCGTCGTCATCGACCCGGCGCACGACGCCGAGGCCGTCCTCGCGGCCGTGGGCGACCGCCGGGTCGCCGCCATCGTGTGCACCCACGCGCACAACGACCACGTGAACGCGGCCCCCGCCCTCGCCGACCTGACCGGCGCCCCCATCTGGCTCCACCCGGACGACCTGCCGCTCTGGCAGCTCACCCACCCCGACCGCGAGCCCGACGAGCACCTGGTCGACGGCCAGGTGCTGGAGGCCGCCGGAGCCGACCTGACCGTGCTGCACACGCCCGGCCACGCCCCCGGCGCCGTCTGCCTCTACGACCCCGGTCTCGGCGCGGTGTTCAGCGGCGACACCCTCTTCCAGGGCGGCCCCGGCGCCACCGGACGGTCGTACTCGCACTTCCCGACGATCATCGACTCGATCCGCGACCGGCTGCTCACCCTCCCCCCGGAGACCAAGGTGCTCACCGGCCACGGCGACCCCACGACGATCGGCGAGGAGTCGGGCCACCTCCAGGAGTGGATCGAGCGGGGCCACTGAGCCCCGCGACCTGAGCGGGGACCATCGCGGCCGGACAGCCTCTGTCGCGGCGGTCCCCGCTGCCCTACCGTCGGCCCATGACCGATCTCATCCATCGCTTCACGGGCCACGGCGCCCTCGTCACGGGCGCGGGCCGGGGCATCGGCGCGGCCGTCGCCCGGCGCCTCGCCCAGGAGGGCGCCCAGGTCCTGGTCACCGACCAGGACGCGCCCGAGGCGGAGCGGACCGCCGCCGCGCTGCGCCGACAGGGGCTCACCGCCGAGGCGTTGGTGTGCGACGTGGCCGACCGGGCCTCGGTGGAGGCGGCCGTCGCCCGCGCCGTCGACGCCTTCGGCTCGCTCGACGTGCTGGTGAACTGCGCCGCCCACTGCTCACCGGACGCCGGCACCAAGTTCGAGGACGACCCGGACGACTCCTGGGCCCGTGACCTCGACATCACCCTGGGCGGCGTGCGTCGCTGTTGCCAGGCCGCGCTGCCCCACCTCGCCGCCTCCGGACGCGGCGCCGTCGTGAGCATCGGCTCGGTCAACGGCCTGATGGACTTCGGCAACCACGCCTACAGCGCCGCCAAGGCCGGCCTCGGCTCCCTCACCCGCACCCTCGCCGGGCGCTCGGCCGCGCGCGGGGTCCGGGTCAACATGGTCGCGCCGGGCACCGTGCGCACCTCCGCCTGGGAGGGCCGCGACGACGACCTGGACGCCGTACGCGACTGCTATCCGCTCGGCCGGGTCGGGGAGCCCGAGGACATCGCGGCGGCCGTCGCCTTCCTCGCCTCCCGCGACGCCGCCTGGATCACCGGCACCACCCTCGTCGTCGACGGCGGCCTGACCTCGGTGCACACCGGGTTCCGGACCGCGATGGACGGCAGCCGTGGCGGGCCGGGTTAAAGTTCACCGTTTCGTCACAGCATGCCGGAAACACAACCTTCCGGCCGATGAGCCGGTCTAGTAGACCGAAAGCCTCGGGAACGAGCGGGGCCGTGAACCCCGGGGGACCTCCCCGGGGCCCGCAGGGGAGAAGGGATGGGGCCGACCATGGGTGACATACGCAGACGGGGAGCCGTCGCACTCGGGGTCGGCGCGCTGGTCGCGCCGCTCACCATCGCCGCCACCGCAACTCCGGCCCAGGCTGCGAGCTGCACCGCCACGACGGGCCCGTACCAGAAGCAGGTCGAGCGGTTCCTCGGCCGCACGGTGGACGGCAAGCAGTCCTCGGGGGACTGCTCGGCCATCCGCAGCTTCCAGACCAAGCACGGCATCACCCCCAACATCGGCTACGCCGGACCGGTCACCTGGGGTGTGATGGACCTCATGAACCGGCAGAAGGCCGTGGGGAAGAACCCCAACAAGGACGGCAAGTGCCCGACCAACAAGGGCCGCATCGCCTGCGTGAACCTCACCCTCCAGCTCAGCTGGGTACAGGACGGCAAGAAGCTGGTCCA comes from the Streptomyces seoulensis genome and includes:
- a CDS encoding alcohol dehydrogenase, whose product is MSTYRVAQVTEPGGGFELVEREVRQPGPGHVRIAVEACGICHSDAMFVEGGLPGISFPEVAGHEIAGRIAELGEGTAERDWKVGDRVAVGWFGGSCGWCKPCREGDFITCVRLQVPGWAYDGGFAEQVIVPVDALARIPEGLDAVDAGPMACAGVTTFNALRRTDARPGGDLVAVLGVGGLGHLGVQYAAAMGFETVAIARGAEKEDFARELGAHHYIDSTSGTPVADALQALGGAKVVLATAGNSDAMSATVDGLAPRGQLVVIGATTEPLGISPVQLLMAGREVKGHPSGTSQDVQDTMEFSVLHGIRPMSESVPLDDVGSAFQKMLAGKARFRMVLTTG
- a CDS encoding MarR family winged helix-turn-helix transcriptional regulator — its product is MVHISGSAARAARDLRVVFSRLRRRIREVARDADLTPPQESALSLVGKHGAATASALAAAEGVRPQSMAATLAALDQQGLIRRAPDPDDGRRQLVTLTEAGRARVEGNRQLREEWLARAFQDRFTEDERETVLTALELLERLSRP
- a CDS encoding nuclear transport factor 2 family protein translates to MGSKKDSGFTTEVLREAIEADSGEGLLALYEDDAQIRVIDHADQPSHPKVLRGRGEIEEMLADIYSREMIHRLDQCVIDGDHAAFTESCQYPDGNKVYAESMVTLRDGRISDQILIQAWDE
- a CDS encoding hydrolase, with the protein product MSVTTLDPRTALVVIDLQAGITAMPVQPHSAADVVARSAELADAFRARDLPVVLVRVSFAADGADAVPGRTERQARGLSFPEGWDVIVDELTGHAGDVLVTKHNWSALFGTDLEVQLRRRGVTQIVLTGIATSIGVESTARDAYAAGYNVTLAIDAMADADAEAHTNSVERIFPRLGESGTTAEILELLAKTHG
- a CDS encoding SpoIIE family protein phosphatase produces the protein MANVASEGAAVRRTGAGRAEHVLATLMAAPASDDRLRRVLEQALVLAGASFAGVYAPGDDPAVLCLAESAGLPGSLYGLRDGYPTGGGAPVAEAHRTGRPVWLAPADVADRAEGRRTPAPDFSLAALPLAGPGGGALLAVAERPGGFDAGERATLELIARAVAVPEPGPADSREPAADAFSLAMDTGRVEVGDEILRLFGIGRDEFDGKVETLLGLTVPEDLPSLMSVVEPDHMSLDERELEFRVRRPSGGLRWLRLRGRLVPGGEGRPARLVGTVADATKLRSDVTDVARVQRLAADLATAGTVKDVGHAVVDALRKPLRADRIALAELENDRLVVTVLDPPEPEAWPELWRAEWRGEWPDAPVRAMPALAAALRDGRAHIWPAGSVLEPGLSGVGPGGLAVLPLPAGGRMAGACLIGWDRPHEFAPDERALLTACAALAGQALRRAHAFDAEHELVGMLQRTLLPHRLPRLPGAKAVARYLPATEGLEVGGDWYDVIPLADNHVAFVIGDVQGHNAGAATLMGQMRTALRAYAAEGHPPDVVVAHANRLLLDMETDLFATCVYVDIDMEQGTALCVRAGHPQPVLRHPDGSTETVQAEGGPPLGVLTRAEYPMTPLKLRPGTVLALTTDGLVESSGTDLDTGMDRLARDLAAADPAHLGRTADALLAGAHRGDDVALLLVRYDGMAVRPRRESWSVWRVPEAVRHARRFVRRTLRAWELPKDTADTALLVVSELVTNALVHTEGQVRLDLSLVGHRLRIAVTDSSPRGPLKPTSVGWEATGGRGVLLVEAVSHAWGTVPVSGGKQVWAELVTDGT
- a CDS encoding MBL fold metallo-hydrolase, with protein sequence MTARIERLVTSGQFTLDGGTWDVDNNVWIVGDDHEAVVIDPAHDAEAVLAAVGDRRVAAIVCTHAHNDHVNAAPALADLTGAPIWLHPDDLPLWQLTHPDREPDEHLVDGQVLEAAGADLTVLHTPGHAPGAVCLYDPGLGAVFSGDTLFQGGPGATGRSYSHFPTIIDSIRDRLLTLPPETKVLTGHGDPTTIGEESGHLQEWIERGH
- a CDS encoding SDR family NAD(P)-dependent oxidoreductase, which gives rise to MTDLIHRFTGHGALVTGAGRGIGAAVARRLAQEGAQVLVTDQDAPEAERTAAALRRQGLTAEALVCDVADRASVEAAVARAVDAFGSLDVLVNCAAHCSPDAGTKFEDDPDDSWARDLDITLGGVRRCCQAALPHLAASGRGAVVSIGSVNGLMDFGNHAYSAAKAGLGSLTRTLAGRSAARGVRVNMVAPGTVRTSAWEGRDDDLDAVRDCYPLGRVGEPEDIAAAVAFLASRDAAWITGTTLVVDGGLTSVHTGFRTAMDGSRGGPG
- a CDS encoding L,D-transpeptidase family protein, encoding MGDIRRRGAVALGVGALVAPLTIAATATPAQAASCTATTGPYQKQVERFLGRTVDGKQSSGDCSAIRSFQTKHGITPNIGYAGPVTWGVMDLMNRQKAVGKNPNKDGKCPTNKGRIACVNLTLQLSWVQDGKKLVHGPVPVRTGRDKYETRTGLKKIYWRDIDHVSNLYDVPMPYSQFFDGGQAFHSVGLSMWNPPGSHGCVNMTTKDAKKYWSLLKNGDDVFVYGRKPGT
- a CDS encoding S-(hydroxymethyl)mycothiol dehydrogenase; amino-acid sequence: MAQEVRGVVAPGKDEPVRIETIVIPDPGPGEAVVDIQACGVCHTDLHYKQGGISDDYPFLLGHEAAGVVESVGEGVTDVAPGDFVILNWRAVCGNCRACLRGRPWYCFNTHNAEQKMTLASTGQELTPALGIGAFAEKTLVAAGQCTKVDPSVSPAVAGLLGCGVMAGIGAAINTGNVGRGDSVAVIGCGGVGDAAIAGAVLAGAAKVIAVDIDDRKLRTARTLGATHTVNSKETDPVEAVRELTGGNGADVVIDAVGRPETYRQAFYARDLAGTVVLVGVPTPEMKLELPLLDVFGRGGSLKSSWYGDCLPSRDFPMLIDLHLQGRLPLDAFVTETIQLDQVEQAFERMHHGDVLRSVVEF
- a CDS encoding metallophosphoesterase family protein, whose translation is MRLLLMSDTHLPKRAKRLPDRLLAELPHADVVFHAGDWVDTATLDLLETGSRRLIGVYGNNDGDDLRARLPEVAYAELGGLRFGVVHETGPARGREARCAERFPDLDVLVFGHSHIPWDTTAPGGLRLLNPGSPTDRRRQPHATYMTATVADGALTDLTTHTLP